The sequence ACCGTGGAGCCGTCTCTTCTCCGGTTCAACTCCTCCCGGACGACGGACACCTTTGCGGTGACCTTTGCACCGCTTCACGTGGTACGAGGGTACTTCACCTTCGGAAGCTTGACATGGTGCGGTGAGGGAAAGCACAGAGTACGAATTCCTATCGCAGTTCGGGTGATCGATCATCCAAGATTTCTTCCTAAGTCACGCGGACAACAACCACCGAGTTTTCCTATTTGAGTTCAATTCATATCGAACTCAAATCAGGCTTAATCCAACCCAATTCGGGGCAAACTAATTACACGAGTCCAATGCAACATGCTGCATAACTGATACCGAAAAAGGTTTTCTACATACAAAAGTTAGATCTCCCAAAACAAAAACATTGTTGAGAAACCATCAACTAATCCAAAAACGGGCGTTTCTTGCTCTTTAACCATAGTAACAAAAATTTCTTAGAGAGAAACCAACAACAAAGAGATCCAAGAATCCGAAAAAGGCACTTGAATCGAAAGCTACATTTATTAATCGAAAGCTAGTCTGCAGTCTCCATTGTGCGCGCGTGTTTTATGGCTGTGTTGTAGACAACCGCAACTATCAATGATCAGCAAACAAAACTGAAAGTTCAGCTTCACAAAAGCAAAAGATGAAAAATGGGATATGCTAATAACAATGAATTCAGACAACATACATGAGACTTCCCACAAACGAGTTTCTTTATTTTGGTGAGGGAATATAAAAGTTTTATGAGATTTGGAAGATACAATTATAACTTATAAAAAAGTTCTATGAGATGTAGAATATACGACAAATTGAGTCCTAGACTTATATTCAAGATCAACTATTTGAGATTTTGGAATGGATTGGATAAGTTCCACCTACCTTTCCCAAGAGCCTATGATGTATATTCAAGATCAAAATTGTGTAATTGAACTTCCACTAATTCGATGAGAACTTGAAGAGATCAACTATTTCCTAACTCAATTACATCAAGCAAAACTTTTTCTTTAGGGAAGAATGCACTTATTGACCTAACTATAATTATATTCTTAAGAGCTAATATAAGAAAAAGGTGATTAGGGTTTTTCATGTTTGCATAATTTGAATTGCATCTTTCACATACATCAACAGGATGAGAAAAGAAACTCTTTCATAGAGAGTCAAAAATGAGACTTCACATCGGAAACAATACCAAAATAAGGATCATATTTAGATAAGAGTTGATTTCTAAaatctttataataaaaatatgtatgCAATTCAAAGTAATTTTTCCCAAGTGATTTTATCCATAGGATTGATTTTGTGTCACTATACTTCCAACATAAACAGTATCTGATCTCATCATTTTCTTATACATGGGAAAGGTTGATCAAAATCAATCTGTTAATACAAAATTTTGTTTGTAACTAGCCACACATCGATGTTGGTAATCATAATGTCTGAGTTGATATTCTTAGGATTAGGGGTGGCAATTCTCCAATGGTCTCTTATGAGGATTGATAAGTTGTATATgtcaatctaatgatcatatacaACTTTAAGTATGACGTCCTcaataaaaatgaaaatagagaAGCAGGCATTATTTAGCATAAATTGTGCATGCAACTCATGTTCATAGCTCAGAGAAACAAAATGAATTGAAGAACGTTAATTCACTAAAAAGAAACATTGATAACAAAGTGAACAAACCTGAAAATCCACAAGGAAATAACTCTGCCATCTCGAATTCAACTAAGCAAACATATAAGACTCGTAATAGATTAACCAAAATAGCATAGAAGACCAGACACGATGGCGGCAACAAGTACCTAACATTCGTATCTAAACAGAGGACGATAACATAGATCTTTCTCTCTGCCTATCTAATCGAACAAGCTGAATCCCATGTCATCATCACTCTCTTCCTTGGGCTCCTCCTGCAACAACAATGACGAAAAACATTTCAAACACTGCCGTGTAACATAAATAAAACCCCAAAAGAAGAGAAAATTTCTCACCTTTTTCTCTTCAGCTGCAGGAGCAGCAGGGGCCGCAGCCCCGTCCCCAGCAGCCGGCGCAGCGGAGACTGCAACCGCAGCACCACCGCCCCCTGCAAAAATATAAGAATATCACGAAAAATGAGGTTAAAAATTGGATTTTTAATCGCACGAAACGGACGAGAAGAATGAAAAGCAACGAGAACGAACCGGATCCGACGCTCAAGATAAGGTCATCGATGCTCCTTTTCTCGAGGAGCTTCGCGAAGAGGGGCGCCCAGTAGGAATCGATCGTCAATTTGGCGGCCTTCACCAGGGTCAGGATCTTCTCCGACTGATCGATACACGGTGGGACGAATCAGGAAATCAAGGAAAAATAATGCATGAATGAGAGAAGGAACGCTGAAGAAAGAAACAGGGATGTAAGGGGCGGATTACCGTGATGGGGATGCCATCGTCGTGCAGGATGAGAGCAGCGTAGCAGCAGGCGAGCTCTCCAATCGAGGCCATCAGGCGGCGACCAGGAATTCTTCGCCGAATGACAGATCAAAGAACGAGGAGGGGATCAATTCTAGGAAAACAGGAATAGAGGGATGCAGACCGACGAGAGAGATGGAGAAATACCTGATTTGGGCGGCTAAGAAGACGCGAGCGCAAAGAAGGGTTACGGCGGCGAGAAAACGAGGGATTTATATAGATGAACACCTAGGGTTTCACTGGAATATGCCGTATAGAGTGGGAGTCAGGGTTCAGCGAACAGTAGCCCTCCTGTTGGTTGGCTTCCAGGGACCCACAGAACAAAAAATGAAGATCCTTTCTTAGATATTATATTAATTGAGAATATCTCATTTGAGAATCGGAGGTTTTATATCGAGACATTGAATAGAATTTCGTTTAACTAAAAGATAAAATGCATAATAAAAGTACGGAGACTATTTCTATAATTCAGACTATGATTAGCAAATGAACAACCTATCAGTTGATGTCACagtaaaagttaaaaaaaagtacgatacttcaatttttgttggtatCACAGAGGCATTGCTAGAgtgtaataattttaaaaatgatgtaaaatgagcaaaattatatatttatagataGGTTTAGTATGGCACAAATGTTTATACCGAATCCTAAAACATGTGTATATGGAATCTTACTCAATCTTTTACCAGTTGAAATAAATGTATCATTTTCTTAGCTacaagcgctttcttctttgttttctcGCGTCTTTTGAACCTCTTCCATGTTGTCGTCCCCGAGAGCACCCAAACCAACGGATGCCATCAACCGGTCAGCCGGACAGCTCTCAGCACTTCTTTGGGAAGGGGGTCGGTTTAGATTGTACGAAATCGAGTTCGAGGTTGATCAGAGGGTTTGGAAtcagagctacaacaaatccagtgGTTGCGCTGCGCGAGATCAAATGAACCAAATAACAGCTCCCCAAGAAATAACTgaaactttttttttcatttatttccaTATACAATTTacaccaaataataataaaaaaaatgaaacctGTTTAAAATTCAGAGGAAATTTTTTTCTTGTTGGTATCCATCCCCGCCAGTGACTGATCTGTATGAGGTTACAATGTTGCATGAAGAACGGCGCTCCAAGGAGCATCCCAGGGTTCTTCCACTTTGACCCATGAACTGTTACAAACAAATGGGAATCGTTCAATCCATGGTACAAGACGAGCAAAATGTGCAACAGATCTACCCATAAGTAAGCTTCAGGAAGAGGGGCAAATTTCTAAGAGTTCAAGTAAAGAAATTTTAACAAGCGACACTCTACACGTGCGCCTACATGCTACCTACATGCTAACATTAATGGACAGACAGAAGATGGTCGACTAGTGCTAAATGAGATGAATGTCATGTTAGTTGATTTTCTAATTCCAGAAAAAGCACTTGACAGAAAATTATGATGCACCATGGGCTGGTGTACTCTCAAAGGGAATTATTTTCAGATCTCAAATCCATTCATCGAGGAACTAATGATAGCAAGCAAGTCAAACGAAGATTATGTTGTagcattaagccaaacaaattccAGTAAAGACAATTTTTTTGCATAAGCATATCACCACAACTTTACCTCCAAGATGACTAAGATTTCAGGCCAATAGGAACACTCAAGGAAGATCAGGTTGTTGGACGCGTCATTGTTGACAAACCACGGCCAGAAGAAGCCATTCCATGGTGACCAACATCTAGCTCCTCATCTCCTAAATCTGTCAGATGATGATAAAAGGAAATAAGAGCACAATAGAACAATCTTATGCTGTATTATAATCAAAGTTTAAAAACTGTAGGAACGGTACATATCGACCCATATTTACGGATGAAACCATGTACCAGCACTTTGACCAGATGATTTCACTCAAAAAATGTTATTTTACGTCTTAAATTTGGAGACCTGATGTTGACAGCCAAAACATCATGTCCCACAATCCAATCCTCATGTCAACAGTACAGCTCCCTACAGTTGCCGATCAACAGCTGTTTTGGTTGTCAACGACAGGTCCCACAATAAAACATTGATTACAAGTACTCCCAAGAAAGAGATAAAGGTACTAGGTTGCAAACCTTTATTACAAGTACTCCCCATGAGGAGTCTAATGCAGGCATGTAACAGCATGTATGGTGCCAAGTGGCTGATGCATTTTTAAAAAGAATGGCAACTACATGATAGAAGAAAAACATGCTCCCTTTGATCCTAAGTTGATCCTTACGGGTATCAGACAAACTGTTCCAGAAATGATTATGGAAAATATTTCAGCGATAAACAATATAACTCATGTAAGATGCATGTATTACCAGAAATATCTTCGCCTGCCTGGGCACCAGCGACTCCAATACAACAAAACAAGGAAGTATCATCTACTTTCAAATGTTCATAAGCAACATATATGTCCTCAATCATTGCAGCTTCGTATAAGGAAGTTAAATCTTTGATGCATGAGATGTCCTGTAATCCATCACAAACTgtcagaaaaggaaaaaaagaaagaaaaaaaatctgactGATACGTTTTATACCAAAAGCAAAGCCAGGAGAAAAGATGAACAAAAGTGGAGAGGAAACAAAGAAACATTAGGGAGAATAAGAAAGATGGAGCACAGGACAACTGGAATTGGACTTTATTGCAACATATATGTTGCTTCCTGAATTTGCATACCTTATAAAACTACTCCTAGCGACAACTATAGATGTTTTCTCCCATTATAGCAATTCATAAAGACACCATACAGGAAACAAATACTTAAGGTCCAGTTCAATAAGCTGATAGCCTTTACACAGCTAACTCATACTCAATTTGAGTAttcacttcaaaaaaaaaaatcaaattagaacATTTTG comes from Musa acuminata AAA Group cultivar baxijiao chromosome BXJ3-3, Cavendish_Baxijiao_AAA, whole genome shotgun sequence and encodes:
- the LOC103977927 gene encoding large ribosomal subunit protein P1 — its product is MASIGELACCYAALILHDDGIPITSEKILTLVKAAKLTIDSYWAPLFAKLLEKRSIDDLILSVGSGGGGAAVAVSAAPAAGDGAAAPAAPAAEEKKEEPKEESDDDMGFSLFD